From Tiliqua scincoides isolate rTilSci1 chromosome 2, rTilSci1.hap2, whole genome shotgun sequence, the proteins below share one genomic window:
- the KGD4 gene encoding alpha-ketoglutarate dehydrogenase component 4: MGSKMAAASRVVQVVKPHTPLIKFPDRKSTPKLKMQDPLQSRVPPLHPSAPQLSVGVGPPSHQSISSASRIQGTPDTSELVKRLPQKYRRKPLSVEEMDYIQRGGPE, encoded by the exons ATGGGCAGCAAGATGGCGGCGGCCAGTAGGGTCGTTCAG GTCGTCAAGCCACATACACCCTTAATTAAGTTTCCAGACAGAAAAAGCACACCCAAGCTAAAAA TGCAAGACCCTCTACAATCAAGAGTGCCTCCGCTCCATCCTTCAGCCCCACAACTATCTGTAGGGGTTGGGCCACCATCCCATCAAAGTATTTCATCTGCTAGTAGAATACAAGGTACACCAGACACCTCAGAACTTGTGAAAAGATTACCTCAGAAATACAGGCGGAAACCATTGTCGGTTGAAGAAATGGACTACATCCAA CGTGGAGGTCCAGAATAA
- the CDK7 gene encoding cyclin-dependent kinase 7 isoform X1 — protein sequence MDARARAKRYEKLDFLGEGQFATVYKARDKNTNQIVAIKKIKLGHRSEAKDGINRTALREIKLLQELSHPNIIGLLDAFGHKSNISLVFDFMETDLEVIIKDTSLVLTPSHIKAYMLMTLQGLEYLHEHWILHRDLKPNNLLLDENGVLKLADFGLAKSFGSPNRVYTHQVVTRWYRAPELLFGARMYGVGVDMWAVGCILAELLLRVPFLPGDSDLDQLTKIFETLGTPTEEQWPGMTNLPDYVTFKSFPGMPLHHIFSAAGDDLLELLQGFFTFNPSTRLTATQALKHKYFSNRPAPTPGSQLPRPNCPAEALKEQQNPVPNLKRKRTDGKDQGLPKKLIF from the exons ATGGATGCTCGGGCGCGTGCCAAGCGCTATGAGAAGCTGGACTTTCTGGGCGAAGGACAG TTTGCTACTGTTTATAAAGCAAGAGAcaagaatacaaatcaaatagtTGCTATCAAAAAG ATTAAACTTGGACATAGATCAGAAGCTAAAGATG GTATAAACAGAACAGCTCTTAGAGAAATAAAACTATTACAGGAGCTTAGTCATCCAAATATTATTGGG CTTCTTGATGCATTTGGACACAAATCCAATATTAGTCTAGTATTTGATTTTATGGAAACGGATTTAGAG GTTATAATAAAGGACACTAGTTTGGTGTTGACACCCTCTCACATCAAAGCATACATGCTAATGACACTTCAGGGTTTAGAATATTTGCATGAGCACTGGATTCTTCACCGG GATCTTAAGCCCAACAACTTGCTGCTAGATGAAAATGGAGTTTTAAAGCTGGCCGATTTTGGTTTGGCAAAGTCTTTTGGAAGTCCAAACAGAGTTTACACACACCAAGTAGTAACAAG ATGGTATCGAGCTCCTGAGCTGCTATTTGGTGCTAGAATGTATGGTGTGGGTGTGGATATGTGGGCAgtgggctgcattttggctgaaTTGCTCCTAAGG GTTCCATTTTTGCCAGGAGACTCTGATCTTGATCAGCTCACAAAGATATTTGAAACATTGGGGACCCCAACAGAGGAGCAGTGGCCT GGTATGACCAATCTTCCTGATTACGTAACTTTTAAAAGTTTTCCTGGAATGCCACTTCATCATATCTTCAGTGCTGCTGGTGATGATTTGTTAGAACTGCTGCAAGGTTTTTTTACATTTAACCCTTCTACCAGACTTACAGCTACTCAG GCCTTGAAACACAAGTATTTTAGTAATCGACCTGCACCAACACCTGGAAGCCAGTTGCCAAGACCCAACTGTCCTGCAGAAGCCTTGAAAGAACAACAAAATCCAGTTCCAAATTTGAAGAGAAAAAGAACAGATGGAAAAGATCAAG gaTTAccaaaaaaattgatattttga
- the CDK7 gene encoding cyclin-dependent kinase 7 isoform X2 — METDLEVIIKDTSLVLTPSHIKAYMLMTLQGLEYLHEHWILHRDLKPNNLLLDENGVLKLADFGLAKSFGSPNRVYTHQVVTRWYRAPELLFGARMYGVGVDMWAVGCILAELLLRVPFLPGDSDLDQLTKIFETLGTPTEEQWPGMTNLPDYVTFKSFPGMPLHHIFSAAGDDLLELLQGFFTFNPSTRLTATQALKHKYFSNRPAPTPGSQLPRPNCPAEALKEQQNPVPNLKRKRTDGKDQGLPKKLIF, encoded by the exons ATGGAAACGGATTTAGAG GTTATAATAAAGGACACTAGTTTGGTGTTGACACCCTCTCACATCAAAGCATACATGCTAATGACACTTCAGGGTTTAGAATATTTGCATGAGCACTGGATTCTTCACCGG GATCTTAAGCCCAACAACTTGCTGCTAGATGAAAATGGAGTTTTAAAGCTGGCCGATTTTGGTTTGGCAAAGTCTTTTGGAAGTCCAAACAGAGTTTACACACACCAAGTAGTAACAAG ATGGTATCGAGCTCCTGAGCTGCTATTTGGTGCTAGAATGTATGGTGTGGGTGTGGATATGTGGGCAgtgggctgcattttggctgaaTTGCTCCTAAGG GTTCCATTTTTGCCAGGAGACTCTGATCTTGATCAGCTCACAAAGATATTTGAAACATTGGGGACCCCAACAGAGGAGCAGTGGCCT GGTATGACCAATCTTCCTGATTACGTAACTTTTAAAAGTTTTCCTGGAATGCCACTTCATCATATCTTCAGTGCTGCTGGTGATGATTTGTTAGAACTGCTGCAAGGTTTTTTTACATTTAACCCTTCTACCAGACTTACAGCTACTCAG GCCTTGAAACACAAGTATTTTAGTAATCGACCTGCACCAACACCTGGAAGCCAGTTGCCAAGACCCAACTGTCCTGCAGAAGCCTTGAAAGAACAACAAAATCCAGTTCCAAATTTGAAGAGAAAAAGAACAGATGGAAAAGATCAAG gaTTAccaaaaaaattgatattttga